In the Desulfitobacterium hafniense DCB-2 genome, AAAGCAAGACAGGGATCCCCACCAGCCATAGATAGGGAGAGACCGCGGAGACGATTCGCCCGCCATCCATAGGATGAACAGGAAGCAGGTTGAATATATTGAGAAAAAAGCCCACATAAGCGAGAACCAAAGCCAGTTCATATCCTGTAAGCCAGTAGAACGCCAAGCACAACACCGCAGCCAGACTCCCAAAAAGGGGACCGCCATAAGCGACTTGGGCTTCAGTCACCGCATCTTTGGGATTCTCCTTCATCCCGATCAAGGCGCCCACAAAGGGAATAAATACCGGTCCCGATACAGCTAAGCCAACTCGTTTCGCGGTAAGGTAATGTCCCATTTCATGGACGAAGAGCAGCGCTACAAACCCCAAGGCAAATTTTGCCCCATAAAATACGGCGTAGATCCAGATCGTAGCCACCATGGATACCGCAGTGGTGGCAAATTTACCGAGCTTGAGAAAGACAAAAAGGAACTTCAATTTAGACACTATAAAAAGAATAATAAATTTCCCCTTCGTCAACAAAGGGATGGCGAAGGCTGCCGCCGCCCATAAACCCTTCTTGTTCCCCGGTTTGGATTTTATGTTTTGCTCATCAATAACATAATCATCAGCATGTTCGTCCTGACCAACGATAGTCTCTTCCGCCCCATTGTATACTGAAGAATAGGAAGAATCTTTTTCTCTTCTATTCTCTTGATTCAGCTCGTCGATAGCCCATCCCTCCTCTGACATGTGTTCTTTATTTTATGATGATTCCCAAAAGGCTTTCAATAGTGAAGGAATCCGGCTATTATCCTGCAGCGTATGGATAGCATGCCATTCCTTAGGGAATAGACGTCTGTAAGACAAACGGGCAAACCGTTCATCAATTAAGAGGATTGCTCCCCGATCCTGTTCTGTCCGTATCACTCTCCCACAGGCTTGGAGCACCTTATTCATCCCAGGGTACATATAGGCAAATTCAAACCCTTGCCCATAGCGTTCCTGAAAATGAGCGCGAATTATATCCCGCTCCGTGCCAATCTGGGGCAGCCCCACCCCGATAATTACGGCACCGGACAAACGCTCTCCCGTAAGATCGATTCCTTCCCCAAAGATTCCCCCCAACAGGGCCAATCCCACCAGACTCTCCCGGGGCTCCTCCTGAAACGCTTCTAGGAACTCCTCCCGATCCGCCTCAGTCATCCCCATAGTTTGGGTCAAAACCTTAAATTCGGGATGGGCCTGGAGAAGCCTTTCCCGAACCCGTTCAAGATACTCATATGAAGGAAAATAGACCAGATAATTGCCGGTTTTCCCCTGAACAAGCTGAGTTATCCCCTCGACGATGGGGTCCAGGGATAAAGAGCGCTGGTTGTATTTGGTGGAGATCTGTTTCTGCAGCATCAGGCAAAGGTTCTCGTGAGGAAAAGGAGAAGGCAGCTGCAGCTTATAAGATTCTTTCTCTCCCCCCAAAACCTGAATAAAATACTCCAGAGGGCTTAAGGTGGCCGAAAAGAAAACTGCTGCTCTCCCCTTGTTTAAGACCTGAGCCAGCTGCTGAGAGGGATCAACACAAAAAAGCTTAACACGAACATCCTGCTCCGGGTATTGATAATAGGTAAGGTAATGCTCATCATAACTTTCAGCCGTGTGCAGGAAGGCTTGAATGTTAAAGTACAGCTCCGTTAACTTCTCCTTCCAGGGTGGGGTTTCCTCTTTCTTGAAAAACTTCTCCGCTTCGTTCACTACCCTCTCCAATGAAGAGTACAGGGCTGTGGGGGCGTCTTTTTCCACTTCAAGACCTTGTTTTTTGAGCTTTAAAAAGTTTTTATTGACCGTTTGGAGCCTTTTTCCCAGAACCGGTTCCTGATCCTCCACGAGATTCTTCAAGTGGAGGAATTCCTCCTTGTTTAATTGGGCGGAAAACATTTCCCGGGCCCGCTCCACCAGGTTATGAGCTTCATCGATCAGAAAGGCATAATCCCCGCCTTCGAGAAAAAACCGTTTGAGAAACACTCTTGGATCAAAGACGTAATTATAGTCGCAGATCACCAAATCAGCCCAATTGGTAAGTTCCAGGGAAAATTCAAAGGGACAGACCCCATGATTGCGGGCACAGTTCTCGATCTGCTCCCGATTCCAATGATCCCTCTCAAAAATATCCTCCAGAGCCGGGCCTAACCGGTCATAATATCCTTTGGCATAGCTGCAATCTTCCGGTGTGCATTCACACTCAGGACAAAAGCATACTTTATCCTTAGCCGTAAGAGTGACCCTCTTCAGGGACAGTCCTTGCTGCTGGAGCATGAGGAGAGAGCCTTCTGCTACGGTGCGGGTGATGGTCTTAGCCGTCAGATAAAAGATCGGTGTCTCCAACCCTTCGAGGAGGCATTTTAAAGCCGGAAAAATCGTCCCCAGTGTTTTGCCGATACCTGTAGGAGCTTGCACATAAAGCTTATGCTTTTCTTTTATCGTCTTATAGACCGCCACAACCAGCTCTCGTTGGCCTTTGCGATAAGCAGGATAAGGGAATTCAAGCCGGGAGATGCTTTCATTGCGCTGCTCTGTCCAAGCCGAAAGCCGATGGGCCCAGGTGCAGTACCGTTCCACAAGATCCTTAAAGAAGAACTCCAATTCCTCTCTGCTCAAGGACTTTCGGAATTCTTTAAGTTCATGGGTCTCCAACTGTATATAGGTTAATTGAACCTGCACCTGAGCCAGATCTTCCTGATTTGCCACTATATAAGCATAGCACTGAGCTTGCGCCCAGTGCAAATTGTTATAGGATTCGTCGATCAAGTCCAAATCCAGGGATGTGGATTTTATCTCCTCAATGACAACTCCTGATTCATTTCTGAATATCCCGTCTGCCCGCCCATGAATTTCTAAGCTGAAACCATCCTGATAAGCCGTCGTCCGCAGCGTCACTTCAGGTTGGTAATCTGCTCCCCGCTCCTTTTGCAGGTACTGATGGGCATAGATCCCTTCCGCCATTCTGGATCCACTCATGAAACCCATCCGCAAATCACCCTGACGCAAGACGAACTCGACCAGGGTCCGCACAGAAACCCGTAGTTCTTTGTCCAAGACTCCCTACTCCTGACTATACTAAATCTTTCGTTCCCTGATAAATCAACTTAAACAATTCTTCCAAATCTTCTTCTTCCACACAGGAGAACGCCACCCGGATATCGGACTCACCCAGAGCGATGACACCCACTCCATAGTTATGCAGTAAATGCAGACGCAATTCCTCTGCCTTCACACCTTTAAGCTTCAAGCACATAAAATAGCCGGAGTTAAAAGGATAATAATCCCAAAGGTCCTGGTAATCACCCCGGTTCAAGATCTCTTTGACCTTTAAGGCCCGGCCTTCCATAATCTTGTACTTCTCCGCTTTTTGCTTCTCAAAATCAGGGGATGCCAAAGCATGAAGGACGAAGGTTTGGGCAGGGTGGGAGGCATTGGAGATGGTGCTGCGGATGATGGCCTTGGTTTTATTCTCCAGAACATCGCAAACCACTGAGCTGGCATCCCCAAAGGTGATGAACCCAATCCGGAATCCCCATACATACTCTTCCTTGGTTGGACCATCCACCTTAACGGCCAGAATGCGGGGGTGGATATTGGCAAGCCGTCCAAACAGAGATTCTTTGATGGAATCCTCGTAGAAAAGCCCAAAATAAGCATCATCGACTAAAACCGCCACATTAATTCCCTGCTCCGCCACCTCCAGCAACGCCTCCACAATGGCCTGAGCCTCTTTCTCAACAGGCGTATAACCGGTCGGGTTATTCGGGAAATTAAGCAGCAACACCGCTTTGCCTTGTGCTTTTTGGGCCAGAAGAGCTTCTTTCATCCCTTGGGTATTGAATTCACCGTTCTCCGTGAAAAAGGTGAAATTCCGCATTTCAGCATTTCTGCGGGTTCCAAAAATCATCGTGTAATTGCCCCAGAGTTTATCGGGAAGCACTAATACGTCCTGAGGATTTAAAAAAAGGTCTGCCGCAATACTTAAACCATGGGTTAAAGCGTTGGTCACAATAGGCTGGCTCATGGTCTTGCCCTGCAAAGAAGGATTGTCCTTAAGCAGTTTTTCTCTCCAGACAGCCCTGATTTTGGATTTCCCGGCCGGAGGCGCATAAGTATAGATATCTTGAGGGTTATACTGGGACAAGGTTTCTTGGATAACCGGCAGAAACATGGGCTGCCCTTTTTCCGTAGCCATACCTATTGTGGCATTAAAGCGATAAGCCTTTTCCGTAGCCTCATCTGTCTGGGTCAATATTCCCTTGGGATAGTATAAATTCCTCCCTAAATCTGAAAGCAGTTCGTACACATGGGGGTTTTCTGCTCTTATCTGATCGTTGAGCTCCCTGGCAATATTATGCATGAGTGTTCTTCCTTTCCCATCGGTGAATCCTTAGCCGAATCTAATGCTATATGTTATGCAGCCAAAACCTGTTCTCCTAAAAAATTTATAATTTCTCAAAGATTTAATTATGATTCGCTGCAGGGTCAACAAGTTCCTTCCTTTCGACACGAGTATATAGAATACATGAGCAATACAGCTGTGCAAAAGATAATGACGGCCGCCTTACGGCAACCGTCAACCTTAAAAGAGCTCTTCTTCCGGGCGGATTTCCTTGACCTCAAAATGTGCATGGTCTAAAACCTGAGCCAGCACATCGAGAGGAGTCGTTGCCACTTCACGATACATGCGATGGGTATATAAATGATGGATATTCGGAAGGGCCTGATTGAGGCTTTTGCGGATTTTCTCTCCGGAATCATCGGCATCGACCAACAAATACACCTCTGAATCCTCAAGCTGGGTCGCCCACTCTTCAGTTTTTTCATAACTGATCGTCCCATAACTGCACAGTATCTCAACAGGCTCGGCTAAAACTTCCTGAAGCCGTTCCTTATCGGTTTTTCCTTCAACAATAATAACTTTTGCCACAGCTTTACCCCCAGCTCATTCGTTTGCTGGTCTTTACCTTCGATCTTCAGCATAATTTTTCTTTCATGAAATAGCCTTTACGAACACCCTGGGATTTATGCGTTTGCCGCTAGATGATAATTTTTGAATTTTTCTGAGCTGCCTCAGCGATTCTTTTTTCTTCAGAACCATGAGCCTGCTCACCGGTCTTAACCATCCACCCTTCACTCATCATCCTGGCCATGACTTGGGCGGCATTAATAGCATCATCCAAGGCTGAATGGAGTATGCCAATTTGCTCGATGGAATTTTCTTCAATGGCCTTCTTCAGGGAAATCAAATGGTCCAGGGAACGGTAATGCTTATACTGCTCCGCTAAATCAATATAGTTCTCCCAGACAAAGGGGTACTTTAAACCATACTTTTCACATACATTACCCAGAATCTTACGATCCGCATCTCCCCAAGCCACTACATAGGCTTCCGGATGGGCTAATTTCTGCAGATGCTGAATTGCTTCTTCCAGGAGAATACCTTGATCCACATCTTCCTGACGAATCCCGGTAATCCCATAGCTTTCTTCAGCTAAACGCGGCCAAAAGCGAGGTTTTACAAAGGCATTAAAGGTTTTATCCAATGCCAGTTTGCCGTTAGAATCAAGGACGGTGGCCCCTACTTCGATGATTTCTGGAAACCAGGCTCTGGGTTTGCCGTAACTTTGGGGAACTGAAAACTCAAAATCCACAACTAAAAAGTCCATCTTCCAACCTCCACTCCTCGACCCACTTATGCAGGTCATCTTAACTCTAAGTATATCGGAAACTTGTTTTAGGTGAAAGCATGTTCACCTGATGCTTAGTCGACTTATCCGCCACCCACTTCATTTATTTTTTCAATTCGTGTTAATACCGAGGGGTGGGTATAGCTGAACCATTCGATAAACCCAGGCGGGGATAAATCGGAACGGTTCTTCAAAGCCAGATTCATCTGCAATTGAATCGCTCCTTGAGGGTTCCCGGTCAGCAAGACAGAGGTCTGATCCGCTTCGATCTCCATTTGACGGGAGATGGAGTTTTGCAGAGGAG is a window encoding:
- a CDS encoding ATP-dependent DNA helicase, which encodes MDKELRVSVRTLVEFVLRQGDLRMGFMSGSRMAEGIYAHQYLQKERGADYQPEVTLRTTAYQDGFSLEIHGRADGIFRNESGVVIEEIKSTSLDLDLIDESYNNLHWAQAQCYAYIVANQEDLAQVQVQLTYIQLETHELKEFRKSLSREELEFFFKDLVERYCTWAHRLSAWTEQRNESISRLEFPYPAYRKGQRELVVAVYKTIKEKHKLYVQAPTGIGKTLGTIFPALKCLLEGLETPIFYLTAKTITRTVAEGSLLMLQQQGLSLKRVTLTAKDKVCFCPECECTPEDCSYAKGYYDRLGPALEDIFERDHWNREQIENCARNHGVCPFEFSLELTNWADLVICDYNYVFDPRVFLKRFFLEGGDYAFLIDEAHNLVERAREMFSAQLNKEEFLHLKNLVEDQEPVLGKRLQTVNKNFLKLKKQGLEVEKDAPTALYSSLERVVNEAEKFFKKEETPPWKEKLTELYFNIQAFLHTAESYDEHYLTYYQYPEQDVRVKLFCVDPSQQLAQVLNKGRAAVFFSATLSPLEYFIQVLGGEKESYKLQLPSPFPHENLCLMLQKQISTKYNQRSLSLDPIVEGITQLVQGKTGNYLVYFPSYEYLERVRERLLQAHPEFKVLTQTMGMTEADREEFLEAFQEEPRESLVGLALLGGIFGEGIDLTGERLSGAVIIGVGLPQIGTERDIIRAHFQERYGQGFEFAYMYPGMNKVLQACGRVIRTEQDRGAILLIDERFARLSYRRLFPKEWHAIHTLQDNSRIPSLLKAFWESS
- a CDS encoding aminotransferase class I/II-fold pyridoxal phosphate-dependent enzyme encodes the protein MHNIARELNDQIRAENPHVYELLSDLGRNLYYPKGILTQTDEATEKAYRFNATIGMATEKGQPMFLPVIQETLSQYNPQDIYTYAPPAGKSKIRAVWREKLLKDNPSLQGKTMSQPIVTNALTHGLSIAADLFLNPQDVLVLPDKLWGNYTMIFGTRRNAEMRNFTFFTENGEFNTQGMKEALLAQKAQGKAVLLLNFPNNPTGYTPVEKEAQAIVEALLEVAEQGINVAVLVDDAYFGLFYEDSIKESLFGRLANIHPRILAVKVDGPTKEEYVWGFRIGFITFGDASSVVCDVLENKTKAIIRSTISNASHPAQTFVLHALASPDFEKQKAEKYKIMEGRALKVKEILNRGDYQDLWDYYPFNSGYFMCLKLKGVKAEELRLHLLHNYGVGVIALGESDIRVAFSCVEEEDLEELFKLIYQGTKDLV
- the kapD gene encoding 3'-5' exonuclease KapD; translated protein: MDFLVVDFEFSVPQSYGKPRAWFPEIIEVGATVLDSNGKLALDKTFNAFVKPRFWPRLAEESYGITGIRQEDVDQGILLEEAIQHLQKLAHPEAYVVAWGDADRKILGNVCEKYGLKYPFVWENYIDLAEQYKHYRSLDHLISLKKAIEENSIEQIGILHSALDDAINAAQVMARMMSEGWMVKTGEQAHGSEEKRIAEAAQKNSKIII
- a CDS encoding toprim domain-containing protein codes for the protein MAKVIIVEGKTDKERLQEVLAEPVEILCSYGTISYEKTEEWATQLEDSEVYLLVDADDSGEKIRKSLNQALPNIHHLYTHRMYREVATTPLDVLAQVLDHAHFEVKEIRPEEELF
- a CDS encoding site-2 protease family protein; this translates as MSEEGWAIDELNQENRREKDSSYSSVYNGAEETIVGQDEHADDYVIDEQNIKSKPGNKKGLWAAAAFAIPLLTKGKFIILFIVSKLKFLFVFLKLGKFATTAVSMVATIWIYAVFYGAKFALGFVALLFVHEMGHYLTAKRVGLAVSGPVFIPFVGALIGMKENPKDAVTEAQVAYGGPLFGSLAAVLCLAFYWLTGYELALVLAYVGFFLNIFNLLPVHPMDGGRIVSAVSPYLWLVGIPVLLYLMITSFNPILLIVVILGVSQVYKLWKNRHELSIYYEVPLRERVQFGILYFGLVGSLAMGLTYALELLA